Proteins encoded within one genomic window of Brassica rapa cultivar Chiifu-401-42 chromosome A09, CAAS_Brap_v3.01, whole genome shotgun sequence:
- the LOC103841986 gene encoding exosome complex component RRP41 homolog, whose protein sequence is MEYVNPEGLRLDGRRFSEMRQIVAEVGVVSRADGSAVFEMGNTKVIAAVYGPREIQNKSQQKNGHALVLCEYSMAHFSTGDRRRQKNDRRSTELSLVIRQTMEACILTELLPHSQIDIFLQVLQADGGTRSACINAATLALADAGIPMRDLAVSCSAGYLNSTPLLDLNYVEDSAGGADVTVGILPKLDKVTLLQMDAKLPMETFETVFALASEGCKAIAERVREVLQENTKQLEYRRAA, encoded by the exons ATGGAGTACGTAAACCCTGAAGGTCTTAGATTAGATGGTCGCCGATTCAGTGAG ATGAGGCAAATCGTAGCTGAAGTTGGAGTGGTTTCCAGGGCTGACGG cTCTGCTGTTTTCGAGATGGGTAATACCAAAGTAATTGCAGCTGTTTATGGCCCTAGAGAG ATTCAGAACAAGAGCCAACAAAAGAATGGTCATGCATTG GTGCTGTGTGAGTATAGTATGGCTCATTTTAGTACTGGTGATCGTAGGAGACAGAAAAACGACAG GCGATCAACAGAGTTATCTCTTGTCATCCGTCAGACAATGGAAGCTTGCATATTAACCGAACTGTTGCCTCATTCTCAG ATTGACATCTTCCTTCAAGTTCTACAAGCTGATGGAG GAACAAGATCAGCTTGTATCAATGCTGCCACTCTAGCTCTTGCAGACGCTGGAATACCGATGCGCGATCTTGCTGTTTCCTGCAGTGCTGGATACTTGAACAGTACTCCACTTCTTGATCTTAACTATGTCGAAGATAGCGCCGGAGGAGCTGATGTTACCGTAGGCATTCTACCTAAACTAGACAAAGTGACACTCCTTCAG ATGGATGCAAAGTTACCGATGGAAACATTTGAAACTGTGTTTGCATTGGCTTCTGAAGGCTGCAAGGCGATTGCTGAAAGAGTACGCGAG GTACTTCAAGAAAACACCAAACAGCTAGAGTATCGTCGTGCTGCATAA